The nucleotide window GTTTTCTTATTGGGAACATGACCACCGCGTCTATCGGTGCCTGTGTAATAGCCTGTTGTTTTGTCAGCAAACTGTACGGCATTATCAATAAATGAACCGGTAATACACAgtgttttggtataaaaatcTTTGCAGACTCTCAAGTTTTCCCCACGCATGCCGCCAGATCGCAGAAAGAAACGTCTTTGATGAGTCCGAGGCGGTCGATTAGATGTACGAAAATCTGGTGTTGTTTGCGTTTCAATGTCTTTAATTTCTAAATTGGCCAAAACGAAGTCTTTGCGTCTTTTGAAGTCCATAGACCAGAAAAAGTCACAAATCTGTTTTCGTTCTTCCtcgctgaattttgtatgacaTTTGTGTATGCAGCGCACCGCACAATTGATGGGTTTCGGAAAATGCTCTGGTACTGGATCACCCGGTTTACGACGTATGCGTTTCTTTTTCTCCTGTTTTTCTTGGTCAGGATTCTGTGGTTTAgggtttgttgttttatttgatttgccaggttccaaagtaattaaattGCCAGTTTCTGGGTCTAATATTTGTTTGGGTTCTTGATTTCTTTCCTTTTCCTTAGCCAACTTCATTTGACTGAGCATCAGTAATTCTTTTTCAATTTCCAAAACAGTGCCATCattggcttttttaataaagtGATTTGTGGTGCACAAGGTGGCTTCAAAGAATTTACGACAAACTCGTATTAAATCCTTACAGTGCTCGGGAGTAGTTTCATCGCTGCCTATTTTGTACGGCTTGAGATAATAACAACAGTTGTTGGCTcgaattttattaacttttaccCGTTTCATACGTGTCAAACGTCTGGCTCTTATATGCTTTCGTATAAAGACCAGTCTATCCTCTTTGTTTAGATTCCAATAATAATCACAAATATTCTTGCGCTGTTCCTCGGTAAATTTCTCGATACAATGTTGCTTACATAGTTCACGACATACAACGCTGCGAGGAACTTTGATCTTTTCATCATCTAGCTCTTGTATTTTCTTACCAGACCTGCCCTTACGACGTGTTAGCAATATCAATGGTTCATCTTCTTCATCCTCTTCATTCTCATTATATTCATCATACTCATCATCCGATTTTTCCCGTTTACTCTCAAACATGTCATGTTCATAATTATAATCAttgtcatcatcattatcaaaaTCTTCCTGTTCCTCAGCTTCACAATCGTATTCGATGCTTTCATTTGGATTCTCATCATCCAGTTCGCATTTTATTTCCAACTTTGCCGTGTACAAGGGATCATGAGGATCATTATGTTCTATTTTTTTCTGCTGATCCTCATATATACACAACTCTTTTTTGATAATATAatcttgttttattttggtGGATCGCTTTCTTGAAGTCAAGGGAATTTTTTGTTTGGCTTTCATTCTACTTGGAGCCTTTTTAgtggattttttatttgtttttagtttcttAGTTTTAACAACTTTTGGCGGCTTCTCATCCAGATATAGAATGTTCGGTTCTAATACAGTCATGTGGTTGGCTGCAAGCATATGGCAAAAAGCACATTATCAAAATTTCGGagatatttatatttgtaataatgttttttatgtttttttttatgttttggtggaacattttaatttttagttgaattaaaattaatttgtttttactaaatttgtatgtaaaaaacattaacattgttttatagtttttaagtatgtgtttttataaaaaagggaGTTTATGTGAAGGTAATTGCAGAATTcttgaatatacatatgtagttgaTGCACAAATACATAATAACTTAATGTTCTACCATTGTAACTTGAATACATAAATTAAGGCTAaatatttcctataaaaataacaaatgacttgtttttttatttaaaatttatttaaaaccaattaaaaCTAAAGCATTCTAAACATGTTTATGGGATCTTGATGTAAATTTCCACAAGGAATTGTAAGACTTGCAAGCGATGGCATAAAAGAAGTAGGATTAACCATATTTAATGCTGCAGTTGCAGGTGTAAAAGATGTATTTTCCGAAACTTCCTCAAAGGAATCCTGTTGGCAGATATCTAAGCTTTGAGCTGGATTAATTGATCTTAAATCAAGTTTATTGCCTTTACTATCAATCCAACATCCGCCAGGCTCTTCACCTGTGTAATGCGATATATTAGGATTTCCTTTTTGTAAAGCACATCCCTTTTTGGGATGTGGATTCGCTAGGAATAGTAAATTGAAATTATCATGGAACGCAGTATAGTAATAGAAGGTGGAGACATAACTTATTTTGTCTGCCACACATTTCTCCTTGTATGCGTCATACATTTTCTTTATGGTCAGGGAATGATGCAgatatttggtttttgtttttttatttggtatCCAAAAGGGATAGGACTCGATGTGATTCAGTACGATCTGTTTGCGTGCTTCTGTTTTTTTATTGGGAACAAAACCACCGCGTCTATCGGAGCCAGTGTAACAGCCTGTTGTTTTGTCAGCAAACTGTACGGCATTATCGATAAAACAACCGGTAATACAcagagtttttgtataaaaatctttgCAGACTCTCAAATTTTCTCCACGCATGCCGCCAGAACGTAGAAAAAAACGTCTTTGATGGGTACGGGGCGGGCGATTAGATGTACGAAAATCTGGTGTAGTTTGGTTTTCAATGTCTTTGATTTCTAAATTAGCCAAAATGAAATCTTTCCGTCTTTTGAAGTCCATCGACCAGAAAAGGTCACAAATCTGTTTTCGTTCATCCTCGCTAAATTTTGTATGACATTTGTGAATGCAGCGCACAGCACAATTGATGGGTTTCGGAAAATGCTCTGGTACTGGATCACCGGGTTTACGACGtatgtgtttctttttttcgatttttcccgGAGCAGGATTTTGTGGTTTAGggtttgctgttttatttgatgTGCCAGGTTCCAAAGTGATTAAATTGCCAGTTTCTGGATCTAATATTTGTTTGGGTTCTTGGTTTTTATCTTTTTCCTTAGCCAACTTCATTTGACTGAGCAGCAGTAACTCTTTTTCAATTTCCAGTACAGTGCCATCattggcttttttaataaactGATTTGTGGTGCACAGGGTGGCCTCAAAGAATTGACGACAAACTCGAATTAAATCCTTACAGTGCTCTGGAGTAGTTTCATCGATGCCTATTCTATAAGGCTTGAGGTAATAACTGTTGTTGGCACTAATTTTATTGACTTTTACCTGTTTCATGCGTGTCAAACGTGTGGCTCTTATATGTTTTCGTATAAAGACGACTCTATCCTCTTTGTTTAGATTCCAATAATATTCACAAATATTCTTGCGCTGTTCCTCGGTAAATTTTCCGATGCAATGCAGCGTACATGATTCTCTACATACAACCCTTCGAGGAACTTTGATATCTTCATCATCTAGCTGTTGTATTTTCTTACGAGGTCTGCCCTTACGCCGTGAAAGCAAAATCAAAGGTTCATCGTCGTCATCCTCTTCATTGTCATTGTTGTATTCATCATACTCCTcatcacttttttccaatttactcTCAATTATGTCATGTTCAAAATTATAATCAtggtcatcatcattatcaaaaTCTTCCTGTTCCTCCGCTTCACAATCGTATTCTATGTCATTTGGATTCTCACTATCCAGATCacattttatttccaattttgcCGTGTACAGGGGATCATGAGGATCAGGATGTTCTATTTTTTTCTGCTGATCGTCATATATACACAATTCTTGTTTGATAATATAGTCTTGTTTTATTTTGGTGGATCGTTTTCTTGAAGTCAAGGgaattttttgttgggttttcttTTTGCTTGGAGCCTTTTTAgcggtttttttatttgtttttagtttcttagttttaacaatttttggcGGCTTCTCATCCAGATATAGAATGTTCGGTTCTAATACAGTCATGTGGTTGGCTGCAAGCATATGGCAAAAAGCACATTATCAAAATTTCGGagatatttatatttgtaattatgtacatatattgtttgtatttgggtttatttgtatgttttgGTAGAACATTATGAtttctaaattaattaaaacgaattttgttttactACATTTCAAAAACTCTGTGCACTTCCACAAGTCGAATACATATTTCATGTAAAAGTAGACAATTTCTGTGTAGCAAAGTACAAcagaaatatttcaaagaaataattcaaaattttatattccatTCGAATGATCAATTcattcagaaaatatatgtatgtataaaaattcaGTCTAaatatttcctataaaaataatcaattaatAAAAGATACTCGTACCTTAtgttttcttataatttaaaatttattcaaaacccATTAAAACTAAGAATGCTTTAGTTTATTGGATCTGCAAGCGATGGTTGTTGATTAACTGCCATATTAGAAATAtgattaacaatatttaatgaaTAATTTGATGTCGAAGTTGCAGgtgcaaaatatgtattttccaAAGCATTGGCATGTTGGCAGATATTTAAACTTTGAGCTGGATTAATTGATCGTAAATCAAGCTTATTTCCTTTGCTATCAATCCAACATCCGCCAGGCTCTTCACCTGTATAATGGGATATATTAGGATTTCCTTTTTGTAAAGCACATCCCTTTTTGGGATGTGGATTCGCCAAGAACAGTAAATTAAAATGATCATGGAAAGCGGTGTAATAGTAGAAGGTGGAGACGTAACTAATTTTGTCTGCCAAACATTTCTCTTTGTATGCgttatacattttctttatgCTCAGGGAGTGATGCAgatatttggtttttgtttttttatttggtatCCAAAACGGATATGAATCGATGTGATTCAGTACGGCCTGTTTACGAgcttctgtttttttattaggAACAAAACCACCGCGTCTATCGGAGCCTGTGTAACAGCCTGTTGTTTTGTCAGCAAACTGTACGGCATTATCGATAAAACAACCGGTAATACAGAgtgttttggtataaaaatcTCTGCAGACTCTAAAGTTTTCCCCACGCATCCCACCAGAACGCAGAAAGAACCGCCTTTGATGGGTCCGTGGTGGACGATTAGATGTACGAAAATCTGGTGTCGTTTGTGTTTCAATATCTTTTATTTCTATAGTAGACAATACGAAGTCTTTGCGTCTTTTGTAGTCCATGGACCAGAAAAAGTCGCAAATTTGCTTTCGTTCTTCTGCGCTAAATTTAGTATGACACTTTTGTATGCAGCGCTCAGCACAATTGATGGATTTCGGAAAATGCTCTGGTACTGGATCTCCCTGTTTACGACGTATGCGTTTCTTTTTCTCCAGTTTG belongs to Calliphora vicina chromosome 4, idCalVici1.1, whole genome shotgun sequence and includes:
- the LOC135956366 gene encoding uncharacterized protein LOC135956366, giving the protein MLAANHMTVLEPNILYLDEKPPKVVKTKKLKTNKKSTKKAPSRMKAKQKIPLTSRKRSTKIKQDYIIKKELCIYEDQQKKIEHNDPHDPLYTAKLEIKCELDDENPNESIEYDCEAEEQEDFDNDDDNDYNYEHDMFESKREKSDDEYDEYNENEEDEEDEPLILLTRRKGRSGKKIQELDDEKIKVPRSVVCRELCKQHCIEKFTEEQRKNICDYYWNLNKEDRLVFIRKHIRARRLTRMKRVKVNKIRANNCCYYLKPYKIGSDETTPEHCKDLIRVCRKFFEATLCTTNHFIKKANDGTVLEIEKELLMLSQMKLAKEKERNQEPKQILDPETGNLITLEPGKSNKTTNPKPQNPDQEKQEKKKRIRRKPGDPVPEHFPKPINCAVRCIHKCHTKFSEEERKQICDFFWSMDFKRRKDFVLANLEIKDIETQTTPDFRTSNRPPRTHQRRFFLRSGGMRGENLRVCKDFYTKTLCITGSFIDNAVQFADKTTGYYTGTDRRGGHVPNKKTEARKQIVLDHIDSYPFWIPNKKTKTKYLHHSLTIKKMYDAYKEKCLADKISYVSTFYYYTAFHDNFNLLFLANPHPKKGCALQKGNPNISHYTGEEPGGCWIDSKGNKLDLQRINPTESLNTCQNNSSANVSENSSLVPNPFAPATATTSHRALNVVNPTSFMSINSSVNQSSSLAGVRSDLNPGLYGNLLQDPINMFRML